A segment of the Superficieibacter sp. HKU1 genome:
TCCTGGAGAATATTGACGGGAAATAATCATTGGGTCTGGCACCTCTCCAAAAGCGAAACCCGGAAATATCACCTTCCGGGCTCTCTGTACAGATTATGTTAAACCGATGCCGTTACGCTTGTTGCAGACAGTTCAAATCTCTGAGCATCCGCCTAAGGCATTTGATTTTATTTTTATCGCGTATTGCTCCGGAAAGCTTACTCAGCTGAAAAAACGTTTTGTCACCGAAACCATCAATAACTTTAAAGCGATATTCCTGACGATCGCGGTCCCAGGCATAGACGATGTTTTTACAATGCAAGGAATTAATAATAACGCTGGTACTTACAAACCATGCTAAAAAAACATTCAGCTTCTGCAATTTTATTGCATCAAGTTCTTTATTCAGAGCAATCTGATAAAGCGTTTGTGCGATGTGGCTATGCTCATCGCACTCTTTTACAATGACTTGCCCTACCCCTTTATTTGTTTCAACAAGCCCCTCGATCTTTTGCATGTAGAGGGCGTCAGTTTCGCTATTCGGCTTACATTCTTTGATTTCCCGATAAACTTCGCGCTGTTTGCTTTTATACTTTGCAATGCCGGGGATCACTATTTTAATCAGCAAGTTACTATCCTGGGGATGCTGAAAGACGTAACGATCGTTGCCCTTTGCCAGTAAATCATCATCGGTTAATACAAGCTCTGGTTTCATGATAGTTTTGACTCTTATCCGATGGAAATGAAGTGCCGACTCGTACCTGTGTAGGCGAGTCTGGAAGATGAACAGGATTTTATATTATTTTTGATTAACAGGTGATATACAGATTGTACGTTCGCTCAAAAAACAACCGCCTGAGAGTGATTTAACCAACAGGTGACGGTGTACAGACGCAAAAAAAGCCCCTGCTTCAGGGGCTTTTTTTAGAACAAATTACGCTTCTTGCCAGCCAGCAAAAACCTCTTTGCTGTTTTTGTTGAGGATAACTTTATTGTCATCCACTTTATCCACCCACGCCAGCGGAATAAAATGGTGTTTACCACCCGCTTCCGGGTCGCTTTTAGATAGCTTAATCCGATCCTGATCGTCAAGGTGATCGACAACACCAACATGAGTACCGCAGCTCGCTACAACCTGAGTATGGTCTTTAATTTCGCTTTTATTAATCATAAAATACCTTTTGTTGGTTTATGTTTACGGAACCTTATAAAGCATAGACCAGAAATTCAGTTCTGCACGCGATGTTCGCATTTTGAAACAAATTGCCGTGATGTAAGCCCGTGCGGAATGTTTCAAATATTGGAATGAAATAGATGTGGAAATATTTTCTGGCGAACGTCAGAAAATGGGCGCAAATTTTCTCCAATTTATGATTCTATCAACTGTAATAATTTCCATCAGAAAATACGCAGAGCGGGAAATTACCCGCCCCGCACTTTTGTTATACCAGGGAATTAAGTTCCTCAATAATCTCTGAAGATAACGTTATTTCACCTGCTGCCAGGTTCTCATGCAAATGTGTTACCGAACTGGTGCCCGGGATCAGCAGAATATTGTCTGAGCGCTGTAGCAAAAACGCCAGGGCCAGTTGCATAGGTGTCACGTGATGACGCGCAGCCAGGTCATTGAGTTTCGATGACTGAATAGGCGTAAACCCGCCCAGCGGGAAGAACGGCACATAAGCAATGCCCTTAGCCGCTAATGCATCAATCATTTCGTCATCATGCCGGTGCACCAGGTTGTAATGGTTTTGCACACAGACAACTTTACAGATTTTTTGTGCTTCTTCGATCTGCGTCATCGTCACGTTACTTAAGCCAATGTGACGTACCAGTCCCTGTTGTTGGAGCTCTGCCAGTACGCTCAGCGGTGCTTCAAGTGAACCTTCTTCCGGCTGGTGAGTACCGAACATCAGACGCAGGTTGACCACGTCAAGTTGCTCAAGGCCCAGATTGGTCAGGTTATCTTCAACCGCCTGGCGCAATTCCTGCGCAGAAAAGGCTGGCAGCCAGTTGGCTTTGTCATCGCGGCGTGCGCCAATTTTGGTCACAATAACCAAATCGTCTGCGTAGGGGGATAAGGTGTCGCGAATAAGCTGATTGGTCACATGTGGACCATAAAAATCGCTGGTATCAATATGATTAACACCTGCCGCCAGGGCCGCACGTAAAACCTCGCGGGCTGCATCGATGTCTTTTGGCGGACCAAATACTCCCGGCCCTGCCAGCTGCATAGCGCCATAACCAATGCGTTTTACCTGACGATCGCCGAGTGTGAAGCTGTGATCACGTTTTGTCTGCATGGGAGTTTGTCCTTTACACGGAATGAAATGACACAATAACCTCTTATTCCAGTGGTGATAATATACGGCACAATACGGACAGGGTGTACGAAAAAGCAAACAAATATGAATTCAGCTGGGGCGCAGGTTGACGTCGCGGTGGGACGGTTGAAGAGATGACAAAGCTTCGATTATGCCCGCAACGCGGCGGGCACGCTTATTAAGTAACATGAAACGTAAATTACGCCGCCGCGCTTCTGGACTGCGTCGCCAGATAACCGGCCCACAGGCTGGCAATCCATTTCACCCCTTTTGCAGTAAAACGCGCCTGCGAAAAGGTATGCTGGTTTTCACCCACGCCCGAACGCAGCGTAAAATAGCCAGCCTGCGCATGATGATGATGTGGGGTCAGTACGCCATTCACCCGGTACATAATATTGCGTTCCAGCAAGAACTGGCGAAACTCGGTTTCTTTAGCCCTGAGCATTTTGCACAGCTGACGAAAACCGAGAGAATCTTCAACCTGCACGTAGCGATCGAAAAACTCCGCTTTTGGCACTGAAAGTGCCAGCCGTTGCTCGGCTATCTGGCGCTGCTCATACTGTTCGGCCCAGGCACGCGCCGCAGTCGCGGGGTTAGTGAAATCGGGCAGATTGTCGCGCTTTTCACGCTCCTGCCAGCGGTCCAGCATTTCGGCTGTAAATCCCGGAGACAAACGTGCTACAGCGAGAAGCGAATCGCGTTTATTCAGGAAAAACTCCTGGTACGTTTCGCCTTCACGCTCATAAAGACTCACCGTAACGGGCTGAGTAAAACGTTGTGCCGTCTCCAGCCCATTAATAATACGTTTTACTTCGCCATGAGTAATACCGGTCAGGGTAGCAATTTCACGGCTACTCATCAGGGAAGACTGGTCAAGGGTCCGTTGGCTATCAAACGTAATCATCATAGGTTCACCACTCACTCACTTACAACACCCACGCGGGTAGTTGAAATAGTATACAATGCACTGGTTAAATATCCAGTTCTTTTTTTGAGCGGTTTAGGCCATGTGAACGTTCATGAGCTGTCAGATCGTGTTCCCCTCATTCTGGAGGATAGAGACAATGTTATCCGGGAAAACGGTCTCGGTGGTCCGGGCAAGCGCCTGGCGATCCCACCATTTATAACGGCTGATCACCTGCTTCTCGTTCAGGCTCCAGCGATCGCTACTCACATCGTGATCGGATATTCTAATGATATAGAACCGTTCTATGGCCAGCACCTGTTCGCCGCTGGGCAATAGCATTGAGAATGAACGCTGAGCCACAGCCGGGCCTGGATGACGAGCAATAATTCCGGTCTCTTCATAAAGCTCTCTGATCGCAGCTTGCTCAAAGCTTTCCCCCTCCTCCACTGCACCACCGGGCGTTGCCCAGTAGGCGCGGCCTTGCAGCGCATCATTAGTATGAGTAAAGCGAAAAAGAAGGATTTGTTCTGCGGCATTGACGATCAGTAAGCGGGCAGAAGGTCGCTCTCTCATGGCGCAGTCATCCGTAACGTCGATGGCGGTAGGTCTGAGTTCCTGCATAGGCCCCTCAACATGATCATGTAAGCTGATAGTTTTTATCCGGCAGTCGTTTTTGCGGGATGTCGGTTTCATCGTTCATTTGCAGGAGATCAATCTCCATCGCATTGCAGATAGCGTCCAGCGGGAGATCGTTATTTTCCAGTCCGAAAGGATCTTCAAGTTCTTCGGCCAGTGCATCCAGAGAAATAAACGTATAGGAAATCAGCACCGAAATAAATGGCGTCATATAGTGCAGATCGACGACCAGCGCGAACGGTAGCAAAATACAGAAAATGTAAACGGTACGGTGCAGAATAAGAGTATAAGCGAAAGGGATTGGCGTATTAGCAATACGCTCGCAGCCTGCCAGCACGGCGGACATATCGTTCAGCCGATTATTCAGGCTATGAAAAAGGATGTCGGAAAGATCGCCGCTGCGGCGGCGCACGGCCAGCCACTCCCCCATCAGCAGCAAAATACGGTTTGCCGGTGAATGTGAAAAAAGCACCTGCTGAAGTTGATGCGCCGGTAAGAATGACGCTAACGTATTTTCCTGCGGTAAACGGCGAAGCGTCATGCGCAATGAATGGGCAAAAGCAATTTGCAGGCGAACAAATTCTCCGAGTCGCGCATCTTCGGGTAAGGTGTTTTTGACTTCGCGAAATAACGAGCGAGCCGCTATCATCAACTGCCCCCAAAGCTGTCGTGCTTCGACAAAGCGTGAGTAACTGGCATTGTTGCGAAAGCCGAGAAAGATGGCGATAGCGACGCCGAGAATGCTAAAAGGCGCGACGGTGAGTTTAATGCCTAACGAGGTATACCACGGCAGCATCACGATCACGGCAATGGAAAGCAGGAAGTTAAGTAGCAGTCGGGAAATAACTTTTGAAAGCACTGAGCCGTGCCAGACAAAAATGAGCGCCAGCCAGTGTTGTTGCGGTCTTATGATCATTTTGGATTTTTTTGCAGGTGAATAACTAGAGAATTAAACGTGATTGTCATCACACTTTCAAGCAAGAGCCCGCTTTTATTACTGATTGAATTTTACAGGTACTATGGTTCAAGTTGGTGTGTATTATTATAAGGTATTTGTATGTTGTAACTAATAAAACTCCTGATAAACCCGGCTAAAAGCCGGGCTGATTATTTAGCAAAGCGGTTGTACTGCGTCGCGCATTCCTTTAGACAAGATGGCATCCAAATCTGCTGTCACCTGCGTCACCAGTCCAGGCACCTGCGTGAGATCCTGCTCCCAGTGGTCGCTGACGCTAAGAACCGAGCTAACCAGCTCAGCGGTCGTGATTTGCTGGTCACGGTGCTTCGCCCACAGCTGCTGATAAGACTCAAGCCAGTGTGCATCATCCTGTACAGGATAACCTTCACCGTTGCGCTCCCCACGATAAAACGCAATCAATGCCGCTAACGCAAACGTCAGACGGGCCGGTAATTTACCCGACGTGTTCTGCCCTTTCAGTAGCTGCGGCAGAATACGCGTGCGGTATTTGGTCATGCCATTTAGCGCAATAGACAGCAGCTGATGCTTGATATACGGGTTGCGGAAACGGCCTGTTACTGCGCTGGCGAACGATTCCAGTTCATCGCGCGGTAAATCAAGTACCGGGATGATTTCTTCGTAAATGGCTTTCTCGACAAACGCGCAGATGTCGCGATCGTTCATCGCCTCGCCGACCGTATCCAGACCCGCTTGCCAGGCGACCGGGACCAGCGCGGTATGCGCACCATTGAGAATCGCCACTTTACGTTCTTTATACGGTTTGATGTCGTCAACAATAAGTACGTTAAGCGGATATTTATCCAGGCGCAGCTCGGACGCCAGTGATTTAGGTCCCTGGATCACGAACAAATAGAAATGCTCGGCGGTGTCCAGGAAGCCATCTTTATAGCCCAAATCAGCTTCAAGCTGTGCAACTTCATCACGCGGATAACCGGTAACAATACGGTCTACCAGCGTGGAACAGAAGGAAGTAGACTCATTCAGCCAGGTGGTGAATTCAGCAGGCAGCGCCCACTCCTGCGCGTAGCGCAGCACCAGTTCCTGCAATGCTTCACCATTATAATCAATCAATTCGCAAGGAATGATGATCCAGCCTTTGTCCGCCGCGCCGTTGAAGTGGCTAAAGCGCTCAAAAAGCAGACGCGTCAGCTTTGCCGGATAGCTTACTGCGGGGGCATCCTCAAACTTATCGCCAGCATGGTAACTAATGCCCGCTTCGGTGGTGTTCGAAAATACAAAGCGTATCTCCGGGTTATGCGCCAGTTTAAGAAACTCATCGTACTGTGTATAAACGCTGATTTCGCGATTAACCGAACGGATAAGACGCGCATCGCTGACCGCCTCCCCCTGCTCATTAAGTCCACGAATGATAGTAGTATACAACCCATCCTGAGTGCTTAACGACGGCGGAAAATCACTTTTAATCGGACGGACAATCACCACACCGGCATTGAGGTCGGTGTTTTCATTCAGGAGATCGATCTGCCAGTCAATGAAGGCGCGCAGGAAGTTGCCCTCACCAAACTGAATGATACGTTCAGGATAGTTTGCTCCGGGGAAATCACGACGGTTCAGCGTTTTCACGATAGGGTCCTTTTTTAATTAATCATACAACTCAGTAGAATTGGTCCAATAACTTAACAGACTTTAAAACCAATAAAACCCTGTTTTGATCAAATCGTGACGCTATAGTAAAAAAAATTTACATTTGCTTATAGAAGACGCTGGTTGCGGTCAGAGCGCCATCCGGCATCAGGGCATAATCGGGAATTTCGCCGGCTTTGCGCCAGCCGCAGCGTTGATAGAACGTCTCCGCCCCGCTTCCTGTCGCGGTGTCCAGCACTAACAGCGTTTTATGATGCTCTTGCGCCAGCAATTCAAGGGCTGACATCAATCTGGCGGCCACGCCCTGCCGTCGCGCGCGCTCGTGGACGAGTAATTTGGCAACGTCCGCGCGATGCGGCTGGTTCTCGGGCTGATCGATAATAAGCTGAACGGTACCAACGGGCTGTTGACGGGCATCCAGCGCCACCAGTAACAGCCGCTCCTGTGCTTCCACGCTGTCGGCAATAGTTCTCCACCAGGCCCGCAGGACGTTGGGCTGGCAGGGAAGCATAAAACTGACGGAAGCCCCGCCATTAATACAGTTCTCAAGAATGTCGGTGAGGGCGTCGAGATGAAGCAGAATATCGTTACGTGAAAAGGTATGCAGCGAAATTGATGTAGCCATACGTACTCCTAGTAAATGACCACATCACTATTATTTTAACAAACTAATTACACAAGCTTTTCTCTCATAGGAATTAATGATGTTAGCGGCCTTTGCCTTCTTGCTTATTTTTCATGGTATACATCTTTTGATCGGCTGTTCGTAGCCATTCCTGAAGGGTTGAGCCATTCTGGTCAAATTCAGTTACCCCCCATGAAAAGGCAAGCTTCCAGGGCTTGCCGGACGTCTGGTTAAAGGCTTCCGCTTCTTCAACCAGATGCTGCATTGCAATCCAGGCGCCGTTTTCGTCAGTGTCGGAAAAAAGAATGGCAAACTCATCACCGCTGTAACGCACGGTAAGATCGGTATCGCGGAATGAAGTCTTCAGTAGCATCGCCATGGTTTTTAATGCAGCATCCCCTTCCGCATGGCCCCAGCGATCGTTTATTTTCTTGAAACCATCGAGATCGAGCCAGCCCAGCGTCAGCGGCACCGCGCGCCGTGCGGCGGAACGAATGGCATAATCTGCGAGGTTATTAAAACCACGGCGATTGAACAGCCCGGTCAGTTCGTCAGTGGTGGCTGCATTGATGGCGGCAAATTCGCCTTCGACAATAGCTGCCAGATCTTTGAGCATGTCGAGATCGCTATGGCTGAAGGTTCTGGGCTGTCGGTCTACCAGACAAAAAGCGCCCGCGACCGCCCCATCAGGCAGGCGCAGCGGATACCCGGCGTAAAAACGCACGTGCGCATCCCCTTCCACCAGCGGATTATCGGCAAAACGCACATCCTGCGTAGCATCCGTTACCACCAGCGGCGATTCGCTGAGAATGGCATGCCCACAAAATGAAATAGTGCGCGGTAAGGTGGTGATATCGATGCCGTCATGGGATTTGAAGATTAGTACGTCTTCATCCACCAGCGTTACCAGCGCAACAGGAATATCAAACAGGCGCTTTGCAAGACGGGTCAGACGGTCAAAGCGCTGCGGATCGCCGGATTCAAGGATCCCAGACTCATGTAGCGAGGCAAGGCGTTGCGGTTCGTTCACAGGTATGGCCGGACTCTTCATTGCATCTCCTTTTATCATTGATACTTCAGTCTATGCCAGCGCAGCGAATTCATCAGTGCGCATAGATACGATTTTTCCCTTCGCGTTTGGCCTGGTAAAGCGCATCATCGGCGGCCTTTAGCCAGTCGGTAGAGGACATCATCTCTTTCGTGGCCTGCGCAATCCCGATACTGAGCGTTAAAGAGAGGGTGTTATCAGGCAAAACCGTCATCACCGACACTGCTTCCATAATTCGCCTGGCGATGTTTTTTGCCTCGTCATCGGGCGTCTCCGGCAGCAGGATCACAAACTCATCGCCCCCCAGACGTGCCGGGGTATCCGTTTTACGGGTAGCGACATGCAATATTTGTGACACTGTCACTAAAAGAGAGTCGCCGACTTCATGCCCGTAGCGATCGTTAACCTCTTTGAAATTGTCGATATCGATAAACATCAACGCCGAGTGGTGGGTGTTATGCCGCAGCTTGATCAGTTCAAACTCAATTCTTTGCTCCAGCAAGCGACGATTAGCAATATCCAGCAGCGGATCCATCATCGCAATCCGCTCCAGCTCACGACTGTTTTTACGCAGTTTGCAGGCAATTGAATTGGTAAGCACGCTGAGTGCAAACACGTAAATAGCTATTAACGGTAGCGTGGCATACAACGTTGTTTGTGACACCACAGGCGAAAAGGGAAATCCCAGCGCCAGCCAGGTGATAGCAAATGCTCCGAGCATCACCGCCGCGCCTTTACGTAATAACGGAAAGCCGCCTGCAGACACCCGGTCAGACATTAAAATGGTTGCAATCACCACCGACGGCAGAAGATTCACCGCCATCATGGCGATCCAGAAACCGCCCGCTACAGTGTCGAAAATAAGGTTATGATGTTCTTTATCCAGCGGGAGGGCAGCGTTTTTAGCCCGAAGATAAGCAACTATCGGCCAGATAAAGGCATTGGCTGCCAGTAAAACCAGCAGCCAGCCAGGACGGTCAAGTTCGACCAGAACGGAGAGAACCGGAAAGAAGCACAGCAGCGTGCCAAGCGTGCGCATCAGATACATGCGTCTGACAAATCTGGCACAGGTAACCCGCTCATTCTTTATTAGCTTGTCAGATTCGTTCATGACACGATTTTCCGCTGCCTATGCAGACTTATCTTATTGACGATAAAAGCCGGTAGCAAGTGATTTAGCACTTCTTAGCGTTCGATTAACCTATTTTAAACAATAGCATTTATTAGTGTTAACGAGGCGGATTCATCTGGATCACAAGCCAGTGGAAAATGACCTGCACAACATAGGCCTGCTGCTCGTCAGAAAGCGCCTGATGCTGAGGGATGTTATGCCATTTTTCCAGACAGCCGCGACAGCAGGTCGCGGTGGCATGCTGCGCAATGAACACGGGATGCCCGCGCAAAGGAGTCTGTTTGCCGTCATTCAACGGCTCGGCGGGGGCCAGACGGCGGGCAACGAAGTCAGCCGCATGCTGGCTGACGGTTTCCGCGCCTTTATCCAGACAATATTGTCGCTCCTTCTGACCCAGGCGGAAGCGGGAGCGAAAGGTTGAACGCGCCAGGCGTGCAAAAAGCGTATCAAAACGATTCATTAAAATACCGAATGTCCGGGCTGCTGCGTCAGCTTTTCCAGCGCCGCCACGCCAGACACAGAATTACCGGTGCCATCCAGCTCCGGACTCCAGACGGCAATGGCCATCTCATGAGGCACAATGGCCACAATACCGCCTCCGACACCTGATTTTGCAGGCAGTCCCACGCGCCAGGCAAACTCACCGGAGCTCTGGTACATGCCGCTGGTCGCCATCAGGGCATTAACCTGCCGCGACTGGAGCGGCGTGATCACCGGTTCATTCAGGTGCGGCGCCATTCCCTTATCCGCAAGGAATAAAAAGGTTCGCGCCAGCTCCACGCAGCTCATTTTCAGCGCGCAGTAATGGAAATAGTTTTGCAGCACGGTCGGAACATCATTATGAAAATTGCCAAAAGACTTCATCAGCCAGGCGATTGCCGCGTTACGGGCGGAATGTTCGAACTCAGAGCGTGCGACCACGCTGTCGTAGCTGATATCTGCCGCGCCGCTGAGTTGACGGACAATTTCCAGCATCCGCTGTCGCGGTGCGCTCAGGCGACTTTGTAGCATATCGCATACCACCAGCGCTCCGGCATTAATGAACGGATTACGCGGTTTCCCCTGTTCAAGCTCCAGCTGCACCAGCGAATTAAACGGTTGTCCGGAGGGATCTTTACCCACCCGCTGCCAGATCTCGTCTTCAGGATAGTGGTTCATCGCCACAATCAGACTGAGCACTTTAGAGATAGACTGGATCGAGAACCGTTCACTGGCATCACCGGCGGCAAAATGCTGCCCCTCAACGGTGCTAATCGCTATACCCAGTTTGTGTGGGTTAACGGCAGCCAGTGCCGGAATATAATCCGCCACCTTCCCCTGACCGATTAACGGTCTGACGTCGGCCAGAATGGATTCAAGTAACGTTGTTGTGATGACCTTTGCCACCTGTTGCTCCTTGTCGCAGGCCATTTTCGGCCTGCGAGTATATCAGAGCTGAATATCAGACGTCAGGCTGGAAGCCGAAAACGCGTGACCGCCAGCGTAAGCTGCTGCGAGTCATCCTGAAGTTGCTGTGAAGCCTGCGAGGCGTGAGTGACCAAATCGCCGGTCTGGCGTGCGACGAGGTTAAGCGCATGCAGCTGACGGGTCATCTGATGAATGCTTTCTCCCTGGCTCAGCGTGGCCTGCGAGATATCGCTCAGCAGACTACTGAGTTTGCCGACCAGTCCCGTGACCTGCTGGAGATTATCCTCAAGCCGGGTCACCGCTTTGGATCCGTCGGTGATCCCCTGAAGGGAATGATTAATCAGTTGCTGGATGGTCTGGGTGGAATGACTGCTTTTACGCGCCAGCAGACCTACCTCTTTTGCCACCACGGCAAAGCCGCGCCCCTGCTCACCGGCGTGTGCCGCCTCTATGGCCGCATTGAGCGCCAGAATATTGGTCTGGAAGGCAACGTTATCAATCATCGCCACAATGCCACGCATCTCAGCGGATCGCTCGACGATTTCCCGCATCGACTGATTGACCGTTTCCATCATCCGGTCACCGCCCGCCGCCACCTGACGCGCTTCGTCCGCTCGCAGACTTGCCTGCTGTGCGTAGCCGGTATTGCCCTCTACATGTGATTCAAGCGTGGCAATATGGGTAGTAACGCCATCCAGTTCCCGCGTCTGCTTTACCGACTGCTGATAAAGCGCCTGATTCCCTTCCGCCAGACGATGAATATTGCCTACCATTGAGGCCGTGGCATCATTGACCTGGATCACCAGCTGCTGAAGACCTGTTTGCATTTCACCAATACTCTGGCTGAGCTGATTAATCTCCCGGTTGAATCGACGTACCGGCGGCAGCGGCGCGGAGAGATCGCCCGCCGCCAGACGATTGATATGCGCAATCAGCCGTCGCAGCGGCACAATCACCCAGCGCGACATGCCGGTCCAGACCGCCACCGCAATAATCAACAGCAGGGCTGGCGCGAGCAGAAAAAGCGTTTGCAGTGACGCCAGACTGGTCATCAACGCCTGACGCCCTTCTCCCGCACGCTGCTCACTGGCTTGCTGAAAGCGGGCGTAGTTCTCGTTAAAATCCGCCTGAAAGGCCTGCACCGGCACGGCAAAGAAAGCATCGATAGACTGGTTTTTCCCCAGCGCATCGGCCTGTTCTTTGATGGCACTATAAAATAGCTGGTAACTATTGATGAGACCGTCATCACCGGGCGGATTGAGTGCCTGCCACGCCTGCCAGGCTTTTTGCGAATGTGCCAGCGCGTTTTGCGCCTCATCAAGCAAGCCGTTCCAGCTCCCTACCGAGCCGGTATCACGATCCTGCATAAACCAGACGCCAGCCCGGTTCAGTAAATCACTGGCCGTCAACAGGGCTACCCGCGCCTCATCGACGTTGACCTGCTGGAGATGGGTTTGCTGATTGCGCTGTTCATTCTGCCGCGCGCTTTGCAGCGAATGCGACAATAACAGCGAGGATGAGATTTGCAGCGCCGAAAAAAGGCCGATGATACAAAGCATTCCCGCCAGCAAACCAAACTGGCGGGGGATAACACGCTGTGCATGGCGGCGAAGAATTTGAGTTAAGTTCATAATTTTCATCTATAACAACAGGTTACGCGCGATTGTAGGAGATGAAAATGACAATGCCATGACAGTAGTGTGACAGACGCTAGCGGCGATCTTTCCACACGGTCTGAACGTTACAGAATTCCCGCAGACCAAAGTGCGACAGTTCGCGGCCAAACCCGCTTTTCTTCACGCCGCCGAAAGCCACGCGCGCATCACTGGCGCTGAAGCCATTAATAAACACGCCGCCGCACTCCAGATTTTCAGCAAAATAGCGCGCTTTTTCTTCACTGGCCGTCATAACGGTAGCAGAGAGGCCAAACTCACTATCGTTGGCCAGCGCCAGCGCGTGTCCTGCATCGCGAGCGATGGTGATGGCCGCCACCGGGCCGAACAGTTCTTCCCGAAAGGCAGTCATATCAGCGGTAACATTCCCCAGCACCGTCGCCGGATAATAATTACCCTCGCCCGCCATTTTTTCGCCGCCCAGTAATAAGGTTGCGCCCTGCTCCAGCGTATTTAATACCTGCTGATGTAGCTCATCGCGCAGATCAAAACGCGCCATCGGACCGAGATCGTTGTGCTCAAGGGTAGGATCGCCCATTTTAAGCTGCGCCACGGCTGCCACAAAACGGTCAGTAAACGCCTGTGCAATATCTGCTTCAACAATAAAACGTTTGGCCGCCGCGCAAACCTGCCCGGTATTCTGATAGCGCCCGGCCACGGCGGCACGAACTGCCAGATCCAGATCGGCATCATTAAGGACAATAAAAGGGTCCGAGCCGCCGAGTTCGAGCACGCATTTTTTCAGCGCGGCCCCTGCCTGTGCGCCAATCGCTTTGCCCGCGCGCACACTGCCGGTCACGGTGACGGCGGCAATACGCGGATCGTTAATCGCCTGCGTCACGCCGTCATTGGTTGCATTAATCCAGCCAAACACGCCCGGCGCGATGCCCGCTTCATCAAAGGCCTGTTGAATAAGCGCGGCACAGCCTGACACGTTGGGCGCGTGTTTTAACAGATAGCTGTTGCCCGCCAGCAGGATCGGCACCGCGCCACGCAGCACCTGCCAGAGCGGAAAGTTCCACGGCATTACCGCCAGCACCGGCCCCAGCGGACGGTATTCAATGACCGCCTGACCACCAGCAACCTGGGTTGATTCAGTGGCCAGCATCGCCGGGCCATGCTCAGCGTACCAGTCACACAAATCGGCGGATTTGTCCACCTCAGCGCGAGCCTGCACAATAGGCTTGCCCATTTCACGGCAGATCGACTGGGCCATCTCTTCGCGTCGTCCACGCAAAGCCGCACCCAGCTCGCGCAGTTTTTCCGCCCGATCGTGAACGGTATTGCCCCGCCACTGACGGTAGCCCTGCGATGCCTGTTCAATGGCATTCTCCACGTCTTCGGGCGTTGCCCACGGCAAAGAAGCCATGGTATGCCCGTTGGCCGGATTGACAGAAATAGCTTCATTTACAGGTGACGTCATGGCGTTCTCTCTTAACGAATATTTTAACAGGAGGCTATTCTGCTACACTCACACCTTCCTTAAAAATGAATAATAATGACCATCTTATTCACAAAATGAGAAAAACATGGATTTAACCCAGCTTGAAATGTTCAATGCGGTGGCCCTGACGGGCAGCATTACCCAGGCGGCGCAGCAGGTGCATCG
Coding sequences within it:
- a CDS encoding YrbL family protein; protein product: MKPELVLTDDDLLAKGNDRYVFQHPQDSNLLIKIVIPGIAKYKSKQREVYREIKECKPNSETDALYMQKIEGLVETNKGVGQVIVKECDEHSHIAQTLYQIALNKELDAIKLQKLNVFLAWFVSTSVIINSLHCKNIVYAWDRDRQEYRFKVIDGFGDKTFFQLSKLSGAIRDKNKIKCLRRMLRDLNCLQQA
- a CDS encoding DUF2171 domain-containing protein; the encoded protein is MINKSEIKDHTQVVASCGTHVGVVDHLDDQDRIKLSKSDPEAGGKHHFIPLAWVDKVDDNKVILNKNSKEVFAGWQEA
- a CDS encoding aldo/keto reductase family oxidoreductase; translated protein: MQTKRDHSFTLGDRQVKRIGYGAMQLAGPGVFGPPKDIDAAREVLRAALAAGVNHIDTSDFYGPHVTNQLIRDTLSPYADDLVIVTKIGARRDDKANWLPAFSAQELRQAVEDNLTNLGLEQLDVVNLRLMFGTHQPEEGSLEAPLSVLAELQQQGLVRHIGLSNVTMTQIEEAQKICKVVCVQNHYNLVHRHDDEMIDALAAKGIAYVPFFPLGGFTPIQSSKLNDLAARHHVTPMQLALAFLLQRSDNILLIPGTSSVTHLHENLAAGEITLSSEIIEELNSLV
- a CDS encoding phage antirepressor KilAC domain-containing protein codes for the protein MMITFDSQRTLDQSSLMSSREIATLTGITHGEVKRIINGLETAQRFTQPVTVSLYEREGETYQEFFLNKRDSLLAVARLSPGFTAEMLDRWQEREKRDNLPDFTNPATAARAWAEQYEQRQIAEQRLALSVPKAEFFDRYVQVEDSLGFRQLCKMLRAKETEFRQFLLERNIMYRVNGVLTPHHHHAQAGYFTLRSGVGENQHTFSQARFTAKGVKWIASLWAGYLATQSRSAAA
- a CDS encoding NUDIX domain-containing protein, translating into MRERPSARLLIVNAAEQILLFRFTHTNDALQGRAYWATPGGAVEEGESFEQAAIRELYEETGIIARHPGPAVAQRSFSMLLPSGEQVLAIERFYIIRISDHDVSSDRWSLNEKQVISRYKWWDRQALARTTETVFPDNIVSILQNEGNTI
- a CDS encoding bestrophin family protein, encoding MIIRPQQHWLALIFVWHGSVLSKVISRLLLNFLLSIAVIVMLPWYTSLGIKLTVAPFSILGVAIAIFLGFRNNASYSRFVEARQLWGQLMIAARSLFREVKNTLPEDARLGEFVRLQIAFAHSLRMTLRRLPQENTLASFLPAHQLQQVLFSHSPANRILLLMGEWLAVRRRSGDLSDILFHSLNNRLNDMSAVLAGCERIANTPIPFAYTLILHRTVYIFCILLPFALVVDLHYMTPFISVLISYTFISLDALAEELEDPFGLENNDLPLDAICNAMEIDLLQMNDETDIPQKRLPDKNYQLT
- a CDS encoding tagaturonate reductase; amino-acid sequence: MKTLNRRDFPGANYPERIIQFGEGNFLRAFIDWQIDLLNENTDLNAGVVIVRPIKSDFPPSLSTQDGLYTTIIRGLNEQGEAVSDARLIRSVNREISVYTQYDEFLKLAHNPEIRFVFSNTTEAGISYHAGDKFEDAPAVSYPAKLTRLLFERFSHFNGAADKGWIIIPCELIDYNGEALQELVLRYAQEWALPAEFTTWLNESTSFCSTLVDRIVTGYPRDEVAQLEADLGYKDGFLDTAEHFYLFVIQGPKSLASELRLDKYPLNVLIVDDIKPYKERKVAILNGAHTALVPVAWQAGLDTVGEAMNDRDICAFVEKAIYEEIIPVLDLPRDELESFASAVTGRFRNPYIKHQLLSIALNGMTKYRTRILPQLLKGQNTSGKLPARLTFALAALIAFYRGERNGEGYPVQDDAHWLESYQQLWAKHRDQQITTAELVSSVLSVSDHWEQDLTQVPGLVTQVTADLDAILSKGMRDAVQPLC